The genomic stretch ACAATAGTTTTAATATCAGGCTTATGATAAAGGGGCAGCTCCATAATAAAAGGGATCGGCTCGTATTTGAGCATAAACCTGTTGACAAACATGCCTGCAATCCCTAAAGCAATCAAATTTGAGGCAACAAGAGCCCATGAGACGATCATCGCCTTTTCCCCGAATATCGCAGCAGTGATAAACGTCAGGACAGCGAGCCTCGCCGTACAAGGCACAAAGGGCGTGAGGAATATGGTCAGGAGTCTTGCCTTTTTTGACTCAACAATTCTTGTGCCAAGAATGGACGGCACGTTGCATCCAAAACCAAGACACATGGGCATGAAACTCTTCCCGTGAAGCCCTATGATATGCATAAACCTGTCCATGACAAAGGCAGCTCTTGCCATGTAACCCACGTCTTCAAGAAAGGCCATTGCAGCAAAAAATATGATAAGGAGCGGAACAAATGTGAGTACTGATCCCACACCCCCTATAATTCCATTTACGATAATCCCTTTTATCCAGAATGGCGCATGAGACAACCAGATTTCCATTGATTGTCCGAAAGAACGCATCACAGATTCAAGCAACTTCTGTACCGGAAATCCGATCGTGAAGGTCAGGGTAAAGACAAATCCAAGGATTCCCAGAAGGACCGGAATACCGATAATGGGTCTGGTAAGCACATGGTCGATCCGGTCGGTTATAAGCACCTGGCCCATTTTAAATCGCGAGATTGTGGCACGCGTAACCCTCTCGATCCAGTCATAGCGACCGCCCACAACAGCACGGAGGGCGTCTTCATGCTTCACAAGCAGGGCAAGGACTTCGTTCCAGGCACTGACAGGCATGATTTGACGCATTTCCGCAGTAACTTCGGCGTCTCCTTCCATAAGCTTTATCACAGTCCACATCTCCTGGTGTGGCGGAGGAACATGTTCATTTACGAGATCAACCAGCTTATTGAATATCTCCTGATGATCCTCAGTCACTCGCGGCATCTTTGGGTTGTATATGAACTTGCCTTTTGCAAGGTCTATAACTGTTGTGAGAAGCTCTTTTATGCCCCTGTTTTTTGTAGCAACCATGGGAACAACCGGTACATTAAGAGACTTCCGGAGGGCTTCAACGTCGATATGGATTCCCTGAGACTCTGCCACATCAATCATATTCACACCCACAACCACAGGAGGCCCAAGGATGAGCAATTCTGAAAGCAGGTAAAGGTTCCGCTCAAGCGCTGAAGCATTGACAATCATGATGATCGCATCAGGGTGCTCATGTATAATGAAATCCCTTGCAACCCTTTCTTCCTCTGAAAAAGCGCTGAGGCTGTATGTCCCCGGGAGATCAACAATCTTAATGTCATAATCTTCCAGGACATGGGCCCCTTCTTTTTTCTCAACGGTCTTCCCTGGCCAATTTCCCACATGTTGTGAAAGTCCTGTAAGAACATTGAAAACTGTCGATTTTCCAACGTTTGGTTGTCCGGCAAGGGCAACGAGGAGTGTCTTTCTTGCCCTTACTTTTTCTGCTTCTTCGTCCGGGGTTTGCATTTTTGCAACGAGGATTTTGTGCGCCTCACCCCTTCCAAGGGCAATGCGCGTATCAGAGGCAAAAACAATAATTAAACCACTGATGTTTCTCAGGACCTTAATCTTGATACCGGGAACAATCCCCATCCCTGCAAGTCTGCTTGAAAAACCTTCCCCTCCGGCAAGTGAGTAAACTATGCCCTCTTCACCCTCATCAAGCGACGTTATAGGTAACAGATCGTCATTCACACATTCATTCCCTGTACACTTTCTGCATTTAATCTAATTATTACTATGCCCGCCGGTCAATGTCAATGAAAGGAATACCGTGGAGTAGATTCCATAGTTAAAAGGGGTGGTCTGTGTCTTAAAATTATTTCTCAGGTCTGTATACGGGTATCACATAAGGGCCTTCGGGAATAACGGCCACACGGGTATCTTTTTTTGCTTTGATCATTCTCTCGATGGTCTCCTTTAGTGATTTTACAATGGCAACGCCTGTCAAAGATTGCTCTTCCTTTGAAAGGCATCCGCTGTACAGGTGTATCGTCCCCAGTTTCATTGCCTTTATCTGCATGACCGATTCCCACTCATCGATACCGGCATACTGCTTTTGAGCAGTTTCTTCGATGAATCTGTCAGCCCCCATAGTGATCAGTCTGGCCTGTGAATCGGCATATTCCGGGGCGCCCAGCCCCTCTGAACATTCTGAGACAACAAAAAGATCTCCTCCCGGCTCCAGTATGTCGGCAACTCCCACCATCCCCTTTATGGTCTGGTAATAGTTCCTGTCCAGCGGATAACCTGCGGCGCTGGTAATGATTGTTTTGTATTTTCGTGGAACAGGGATTTCAAAATACGGCCGCGCAAAGGAAACGGCAGCAAGATGACTCTCTTCAATTCCACCAAAATTAACAAAGGAAATGTTACGGTCTTCATCGATAACCGTATTTATCGCGAGGCTTCCGCCAACCATCCCTACTGCTGCCATCTGTTCCTCATGGAGGGGATTGCCTTCTATTACACAGTTAGCAACCTTGTCATGGTCCAACATCTTTGTGGAGTGCAGCACCCTGATGGTATCCTGATGGGCAACTCCAGGTACAATAAGCTTCCTCCCGCCTGAATATCCGGCCATAAAATGAGGTTCAACGAGGCCGATTGCAATCCGCAATCCGGCATGTACAAATCGACGGTCAAGTCTCACCGGCATCCCTCGCGGAGTGGTCCCCAGAAAAACATGGTCTTCGTCGTTTCTGGCAAAGTGATTGGCCACTTTCACGGTTTGCAGCACCCAATCGTTTCCGATTAGTTCACGGAGTTCCTCTCCTTCATTGGGCCGGTGGAGGCCCGTTGCAACAAGTACTGTTATCGAGCCGGGATGCGCACCTGCATTGATCAATTCTTCAATGAGTACGGGCAATACGATTGAATTGGGAACAGGTCTGGTGATATCGCACATGAGGATGCAAATGCTTTTACTCTCTTGTGCATGCTCTCTCAAAGGTTTGCAACCCACAGGATGGAAAAGGGCAGACCGCACTGCCTCTGCGGAGTTACTGAAAACCGGCATTTCTTTCTTGCGTATTATGTCAATTTTACTATTATCAGGAAGGTCTATAGGCAATCCATTTTTGCCGTACCTCATAAGTATGCGCATATTTTACCCTAATCTTGAATCTTTAATGAAATTACATACCGAGATAGGCCTGCCGCACGAGATCAGACTTTATCAATTCTTCTCCCTTGCCTTCGAGCACAAGGCGGCCTGTTTGAAAAACATAAGCCCGGTGAGAAATCTGAAGCGCATCAAAAACATTCTGCTCCACAAGCAACACCGTAACGCCTTTCTCACTTATCTCCCGCACAATAGTAAAGATTTCCGAGACAAGCTTAGGCATGAGCCCAAGGGTAGGTTCATCAAGCATCAGGAGGGATGGGTGAGACATCAAACCTCTGGCAATGGCCAATTGCTGCTGCTCCCCGCCACTGAATGTATCTGCGCGCTGGTTTTTCCTTTCTCGTAAAATGGGAAAGATATTAAATACGTCTTCCAGGGCATCTTTCACTTCATCCTTAGAATCAAGGGCATAGGCACCTAACAAAAGATTGTCCAAAACAGATAACCTGCCAAAAAGCCTTCTCCCTTCAGGAATCATGGAGATCTTTTTCTTTACGATTTCATATGGGGGGGTTTGACTGATAGGGGTACCATCCAGGAGGATCTCACCCTTTTGCGGATGTATAAGACCGGATATTGTCTTTAGGATGGTCGACTTTCCGGCCCCATTGGAACCTATAAGGCTGACCACCTCTCCCTTGTCAACATGAAAGGAAACATCCTGTAATGCCAGAAGACCCTTGTATCCGACTGAAATATTATTGACTGATAACATCCCACTTCTCCCCTAAATAAGCTTGAATAACGTCTTTATGTGAAACAACCTCTTTCGGCGACCCTTCCATAATCTTCTTCCCCGAGTTCAAGACAATAACGCGATCCGATAACTCCATGACGGCCTCCATGACATGTTCCACGACAACAAGAGTAACCCCGTTCTTTCTGATATTTTTCAGCAAATCTATTATCCCTCTTAGTTCTACAATCGTTAACCCCGCCATTGATTCATCGAGCATCAGCAGCTTTGGTTGGGTAGCCAGGGCCATGGATACTTCAAGCCTCTTTTTGTCTGCAACAGTAAGTTCTGTTCCCAGAAAATTTTTCTTTTCTGTAAGGCCGGTAAATGCAAGCACCTCTTCTGCCTTCTCAATTGCATGGTTAATTCTGGTAAAGTGGAGCAATGCACCGGTCATCACATTTTCCAGAACAGTCATGTCGCTTATTACCTGTACCACCTGAAAGGTTCTTGCAATCCCTATTTTACAGATCTTATCGGCCTTGCAATGGGTTATATCTTTACCGTAAAAAAAGATTTTTCCACTGTTCGCGGGATAAAAACCGGTTATGCAGTTGAAAATCGTGGATTTTCCGGCCCCATTCGGCCCTATAACGCTGACAATCTCCCCTTCTTCTACGGTAAAGTCAATGTTGTCATTTGCATAAAGACCGCCAAAATGTTTTGTAACACCTTTTACCTCTAAACAGGAAGCCTTCTTCATTTTGCCCTCTTACCCATATTAGTAAAAAATCCCCATACACCCTTTGGCAGATACATTGAAATTAAGGTAATCAAGAATCCGTAAATAAGCATATCAACACCGGTACCCTTATGTCCCAGCCAGATCCTCGTAAACTCGGACAGAGGCACTAAGATGAGCGCCCCGACGACGGGCCCCATGATTGAGCCTGCGCCTCCAAGCATGGAGATCAGAACGAGCTGAACCGATATCGCTAAAAGCATGACGCTTTCCGGGTCTATGTAAAGAACATACTGTGCGTAAAAGCTGCCTGCCATGGCCGTTAAAAAGGCGCTGATCATAATGGCTATCAGACGGTACCAGACAACATTGATACCGAGGACTTTGGCCACGTCGTGACTCTCTTTGATAGCACGAAAATAATACCCCATCTTGGATGTGCTGATAAGATAACAAACAATGAGTGCAATGATCAGGAAAGCGAGTATGATGTAGTAATAGGGCAGCTTTGATGAGTGAAACATGAAATCTTTGAAGCCTCCATCCAGCATGGGCAGGGATAGACCTTCTGCAGCGCCGATAAGTTTCCAGTTATTAAAAAGAATCCGAACAATTTCACCGAAGGCGATCGTTGCAATAGCAAAATAATGACCCCTTAAATCGGAACAGGGATATCCAATAGCTGCAGCAACGAAGGCAGCAACCAACCCGCCGGCGATCATTCCTATCCATGGGTTCACCTGGTAGGAGATGAGAAGAAAAGATGAAGTATATGCCCCTATGCCGAAAAAGGCCGCCTGTCCGAAAGAAAACATCCCTGCATACCCGCCCATGATATTCCAGGCAACCGCCATCATGGCAAACATGAAGAACAAGATCACCACATGCTGCACAGCAGTATTGGTAATAACAAGAGGGAAGATGATTGCAAGGATTAAAGCGATACCGATATAAGAAAACTGTTTAGTCATAACATTTTGCATATCTTACCACCCTAAGAGACCTTGAGGCCTTATCCAGACCGTAATGAGATAGATCATGAACACAATTGCATACTTATATGCGGGATCAAAAAAGAAACCACCCAGAGTTTGAACGAGTCCAACCAGTATACCTGCTATAAAGGCCCCCTCAATACTGCCGAAACCGCCAAGCGCTACAATAGAAAAGGCTATTAACCCGAAAAGACCCCCAACCTGGGGGTAAATATAATAATAGGTAGATAAGAAACCTCCTGCAATGCCAACGAGAGCTGCACCTATGCCAAAGGATAGCGAATTAATTCGCTCTGTATTAATACCCATGAGAAGTGCAGCTTCCCGATCCATTTCTGTAGCCAGGATTGCCTTTCCCGTTTTTGTCTTTTTCAGGAAGAGAAAAACAAAGAGGGACGTAACGATGCTTCCGATGGATGCTACTGTTTTCGGAATACTGAGCAGGACACCGCCGATATCCCACGTTCCGCTAAGGAGCGGTTTTGCAATAAGCCGGAAGTCGGGGGTCCAGAAATATACTGCCAGGTTGGAGATAAAGATGCTGAGCCCGAAGGTGACCACCAACTGGGCCAGCATCGGTCCTGACATGACCTTGCTCACAATGAAGCGGTAGATGAGCAGCCCCATGACAAAGAGGAGGAGGGTGCAGATGGGAATGGAAAACAGCGGGTCTATACCATAGAGAGTGTAAAGCCAGAATGATGTAAACATGCCAACCATCAAAAAATCGCCATGGGCAAAATTGACGATATTCATTACACCCCATATGAGGGTCAGGCCTATGGCGATAAGGGCATACATGAAACCGATTAAAAGACCGTTCACAATCTGTTGCATTAGCTGTTCAGGCACTGTCTTTATCCTCCTGCTTTAACGTTCTTTTTTGCTTACTTTCTCCCCTTCCATGGAGGGAACGGCCAGACCACTTCTGCCGGTGCTGCATCGAAAGGCCACACTGTGACATACTTTTCATTCTGTATCTGAACGAGTGTTCCGGTAGCATATATGTTCTGATGTGATTTCGGATCGAATTTTATCCCTTTCCACGGGTAAATCATCTGATTACCGGGGATATCAGTTGTAAGGAGTGCCTTTACGATGTCTTCACTCTTTGTGGATTTTGCCCTGTTCATCGCATCGGCAAGCACAAAAGGTGCGGCAAAACTACGGGCTGCATTCTCACTCATCTCGACGCCGTATTTCTTCTTGAAAAGTTCGCCAACCTGACCGATAAGGGGTTTCTTTTTTGCAAGGTCCAGTGCGAAGGTCGATCTGATAACGATATAGTTCCCGTCTGATCTCACCGCCGGGAGATAGCCCGGCTCAATGTAGCCGGCAAAGGTAGTAATCCCCATTGGTGTAAAATTCAATTCTTTAAAGGTTTTTGTAAAAAGAATGGCATCTGTGATGTATGATGCATGCATCAAGATATCCGGTTTTGCCTTTATAAGTGTCCCGACTTCGCTTGTAACATCCGTTGCATTGGCAGCATAAGATACATCCGCTACGACTTTATAACCGAATTCCTTGGCATACTGGGCAGCATATTTCCCCACATTGGCACCGAATTCGGTGTTTTCATACAGAAGGGCAACGGAGTTGATCTTTTTCCCGGTTTTCTTTTCTACGTCTTTGAGA from Pseudomonadota bacterium encodes the following:
- the feoB gene encoding ferrous iron transport protein B, with protein sequence MNDDLLPITSLDEGEEGIVYSLAGGEGFSSRLAGMGIVPGIKIKVLRNISGLIIVFASDTRIALGRGEAHKILVAKMQTPDEEAEKVRARKTLLVALAGQPNVGKSTVFNVLTGLSQHVGNWPGKTVEKKEGAHVLEDYDIKIVDLPGTYSLSAFSEEERVARDFIIHEHPDAIIMIVNASALERNLYLLSELLILGPPVVVGVNMIDVAESQGIHIDVEALRKSLNVPVVPMVATKNRGIKELLTTVIDLAKGKFIYNPKMPRVTEDHQEIFNKLVDLVNEHVPPPHQEMWTVIKLMEGDAEVTAEMRQIMPVSAWNEVLALLVKHEDALRAVVGGRYDWIERVTRATISRFKMGQVLITDRIDHVLTRPIIGIPVLLGILGFVFTLTFTIGFPVQKLLESVMRSFGQSMEIWLSHAPFWIKGIIVNGIIGGVGSVLTFVPLLIIFFAAMAFLEDVGYMARAAFVMDRFMHIIGLHGKSFMPMCLGFGCNVPSILGTRIVESKKARLLTIFLTPFVPCTARLAVLTFITAAIFGEKAMIVSWALVASNLIALGIAGMFVNRFMLKYEPIPFIMELPLYHKPDIKTIVFAIWSRTVSFIKKAGTVILVFSIVIWVLSNVPGGRIENSILGWVGQFIEPIGRPLGLDWKMLVALLSSTIAKENAIATLGVLYNAGEYGLRAVLPNLISHASALSFLVSLMLFIPCLPTIVVMKQEMGSWKWFSASFIAMLLISYCGGMIAYRIAMLFGL
- the larA gene encoding nickel-dependent lactate racemase, translated to MRILMRYGKNGLPIDLPDNSKIDIIRKKEMPVFSNSAEAVRSALFHPVGCKPLREHAQESKSICILMCDITRPVPNSIVLPVLIEELINAGAHPGSITVLVATGLHRPNEGEELRELIGNDWVLQTVKVANHFARNDEDHVFLGTTPRGMPVRLDRRFVHAGLRIAIGLVEPHFMAGYSGGRKLIVPGVAHQDTIRVLHSTKMLDHDKVANCVIEGNPLHEEQMAAVGMVGGSLAINTVIDEDRNISFVNFGGIEESHLAAVSFARPYFEIPVPRKYKTIITSAAGYPLDRNYYQTIKGMVGVADILEPGGDLFVVSECSEGLGAPEYADSQARLITMGADRFIEETAQKQYAGIDEWESVMQIKAMKLGTIHLYSGCLSKEEQSLTGVAIVKSLKETIERMIKAKKDTRVAVIPEGPYVIPVYRPEK
- a CDS encoding ABC transporter ATP-binding protein, whose product is MLSVNNISVGYKGLLALQDVSFHVDKGEVVSLIGSNGAGKSTILKTISGLIHPQKGEILLDGTPISQTPPYEIVKKKISMIPEGRRLFGRLSVLDNLLLGAYALDSKDEVKDALEDVFNIFPILRERKNQRADTFSGGEQQQLAIARGLMSHPSLLMLDEPTLGLMPKLVSEIFTIVREISEKGVTVLLVEQNVFDALQISHRAYVFQTGRLVLEGKGEELIKSDLVRQAYLGM
- a CDS encoding ABC transporter ATP-binding protein is translated as MKKASCLEVKGVTKHFGGLYANDNIDFTVEEGEIVSVIGPNGAGKSTIFNCITGFYPANSGKIFFYGKDITHCKADKICKIGIARTFQVVQVISDMTVLENVMTGALLHFTRINHAIEKAEEVLAFTGLTEKKNFLGTELTVADKKRLEVSMALATQPKLLMLDESMAGLTIVELRGIIDLLKNIRKNGVTLVVVEHVMEAVMELSDRVIVLNSGKKIMEGSPKEVVSHKDVIQAYLGEKWDVISQ
- a CDS encoding branched-chain amino acid ABC transporter permease produces the protein MQNVMTKQFSYIGIALILAIIFPLVITNTAVQHVVILFFMFAMMAVAWNIMGGYAGMFSFGQAAFFGIGAYTSSFLLISYQVNPWIGMIAGGLVAAFVAAAIGYPCSDLRGHYFAIATIAFGEIVRILFNNWKLIGAAEGLSLPMLDGGFKDFMFHSSKLPYYYIILAFLIIALIVCYLISTSKMGYYFRAIKESHDVAKVLGINVVWYRLIAIMISAFLTAMAGSFYAQYVLYIDPESVMLLAISVQLVLISMLGGAGSIMGPVVGALILVPLSEFTRIWLGHKGTGVDMLIYGFLITLISMYLPKGVWGFFTNMGKRAK
- a CDS encoding branched-chain amino acid ABC transporter permease; translated protein: MPEQLMQQIVNGLLIGFMYALIAIGLTLIWGVMNIVNFAHGDFLMVGMFTSFWLYTLYGIDPLFSIPICTLLLFVMGLLIYRFIVSKVMSGPMLAQLVVTFGLSIFISNLAVYFWTPDFRLIAKPLLSGTWDIGGVLLSIPKTVASIGSIVTSLFVFLFLKKTKTGKAILATEMDREAALLMGINTERINSLSFGIGAALVGIAGGFLSTYYYIYPQVGGLFGLIAFSIVALGGFGSIEGAFIAGILVGLVQTLGGFFFDPAYKYAIVFMIYLITVWIRPQGLLGW
- a CDS encoding ABC transporter substrate-binding protein, with the protein product MRTKWVSIMCVSLFVVLFLTVSVFAQQPKTIKIGAVYPLTGNIASTGLDCRRGAELAVDIINGKYNLNLPLAKTEGIPNLGGAKIELVFADTKGEPKNGMSETERLITQEKVVAIIGAYQSSVTKTASQTTERLKIPYVCSDSSSPTLTERGFKYFFRVSPHDAIFAKDQFQFLKDVEKKTGKKINSVALLYENTEFGANVGKYAAQYAKEFGYKVVADVSYAANATDVTSEVGTLIKAKPDILMHASYITDAILFTKTFKELNFTPMGITTFAGYIEPGYLPAVRSDGNYIVIRSTFALDLAKKKPLIGQVGELFKKKYGVEMSENAARSFAAPFVLADAMNRAKSTKSEDIVKALLTTDIPGNQMIYPWKGIKFDPKSHQNIYATGTLVQIQNEKYVTVWPFDAAPAEVVWPFPPWKGRK